In the Ipomoea triloba cultivar NCNSP0323 chromosome 6, ASM357664v1 genome, one interval contains:
- the LOC116022012 gene encoding zinc finger protein 1-like, with protein MPEGVVEDISSQNSNNEDEKEEHDMKPSCDDDGSPELNLLDSLETTAGGSSSDQGSPRVFSCNYCQRKFYSSQALGGHQNAHKRERTLAKKGQRLGPYFMAAAMAFGHSNHHQQYYSTMASSSRSLPLHNPLGIHPHSMILKPSTIHSLHERRSRPIISQQPAVGKLSVPNFHISPPTNMERSSTTLLSPQESATGGGFWAASSSNHLKNNSSRGDLPNLDLSLSL; from the coding sequence ATGCCAGAGGGTGTTGTCGAAGATATATCGTCGCAAAACTCGAACAACGAAGATGAAAAAGAAGAACATGATATGAAGCCATCTTGTGATGATGATGGTTCCCCAGAGCTGAACCTTCTTGATTCATTGGAGACCACTGCAGGGGGGTCATCATCAGATCAGGGGAGCCCAAGAGTCTTCTCCTGCAACTATTGCCAAAGAAAATTCTATAGCTCCCAGGCACTTGGTGGCCACCAAAATGCCCACAAGAGGGAGAGGACTCTAGCCAAGAAGGGGCAAAGATTAGGGCCATATTTCATGGCTGCAGCCATGGCTTTTGGCCACTCCAATCATCATCAACAATACTATTCCACCATGGCTTCTTCTTCTAGATCTCTCCCTCTCCACAACCCTCTTGGAATTCACCCACACTCCATGATTCTTAAGCCCTCTACTATCCATTCTCTGCACGAAAGGCGGTCGAGGCCAATTATCAGCCAACAGCCAGCAGTGGGGAAGCTCTCTGTGCCAAACTTTCATATTAGCCCACCAACAAACATGGAAAGATCATCAACAACACTTCTTTCCCCTCAAGAAAGCGCAACCGGTGGCGGGTTTTGGGCAGCTAGTTCAAGCAATCATTTGAAGAATAATAGTAGTAGAGGAGACTTGCCAAATCTTGACCTGTCTCTTAGTCTCTAA